In a single window of the Saccharothrix australiensis genome:
- a CDS encoding DUF2252 domain-containing protein has protein sequence MGEHRRAEAAVALGRWTEPEEVLARGRALRDAVPHDAHRRMALAADRPSVADFIEASNQGRLPDLAPLRVGRMLASPFSFFRGGAGLMAGDLAAGPRSGLDAQLCGDAHAANFGLYGTPEGRIVMDINDFDETLPGPWEWDLKRLATSLVLAGREGGVSERGCRDAASDAVRAYRGAARHLAELPFLESWSALGDESVLSKSKADDLLDEFSKAASKARKNTSAKVAAKWTRRDGEHWRFIEDPPVLTRIPDAEARAVVDALPSYVDTLRESRYNLIMRYGVSDVAFRVVGTGSVGLRNYLILLHGNGKEALVLQAKEARRSALAPFLDVPEAKHEGKRVVHGARLVQAETDILLGWTTIGGRHFIVRQFRNRKGGIDATTLKRDDLDDYGRFAGALLARAHSRSVDPRLLAGYCADGEGLDEAFTRYAVDYADRTTADHEELVAAVRSGRLPAHVG, from the coding sequence ATGGGTGAACACAGGCGGGCCGAGGCGGCCGTCGCGCTGGGCCGGTGGACGGAGCCGGAGGAGGTCCTGGCGCGGGGGCGCGCGCTGCGGGACGCGGTGCCGCACGACGCGCACCGGCGCATGGCGCTCGCGGCCGACCGCCCCTCCGTCGCGGACTTCATCGAGGCGTCCAACCAGGGGCGGCTGCCCGACCTGGCGCCGCTGCGGGTCGGGCGGATGCTCGCCTCGCCGTTCTCGTTCTTCCGGGGCGGCGCGGGGCTGATGGCGGGCGACCTCGCCGCCGGTCCGCGCAGCGGGCTGGACGCCCAGCTGTGCGGTGACGCGCACGCCGCGAACTTCGGCCTCTACGGCACGCCCGAGGGCCGGATCGTCATGGACATCAACGACTTCGACGAGACGCTGCCCGGCCCGTGGGAGTGGGACCTCAAGCGGCTGGCCACGTCGCTGGTGCTCGCGGGCCGCGAGGGCGGCGTGTCGGAGCGGGGCTGCCGGGACGCGGCGTCGGACGCCGTGCGCGCCTACCGGGGCGCGGCGCGGCACCTGGCCGAGCTGCCGTTCCTGGAGTCGTGGAGCGCCCTGGGCGACGAGTCGGTGCTGTCCAAGTCGAAGGCCGACGACCTGCTCGACGAGTTCAGCAAGGCCGCGTCCAAGGCGCGCAAGAACACCAGCGCGAAGGTGGCGGCGAAGTGGACCCGCCGGGACGGCGAGCACTGGCGGTTCATCGAGGACCCGCCCGTCCTGACGCGCATCCCCGACGCCGAGGCGCGGGCCGTGGTCGACGCGCTGCCGTCCTACGTGGACACGCTGCGGGAGTCCCGCTACAACCTCATCATGCGCTACGGCGTGTCCGACGTGGCGTTCCGGGTGGTCGGCACGGGCAGCGTCGGGCTGCGCAACTACCTGATCCTGTTGCACGGCAACGGGAAGGAGGCGCTGGTGCTCCAGGCGAAGGAGGCCAGGCGGTCGGCGCTCGCGCCGTTCCTGGACGTGCCGGAGGCCAAGCACGAGGGCAAGCGGGTCGTGCACGGCGCGCGGCTCGTGCAGGCCGAGACCGACATCCTGCTGGGGTGGACGACCATCGGGGGCAGGCACTTCATCGTGCGGCAGTTCCGCAACCGCAAGGGCGGCATCGACGCGACCACGCTCAAGCGCGACGACCTCGACGACTACGGCCGGTTCGCGGGCGCGCTGCTGGCGCGGGCGCACTCGCGGTCGGTCGACCCCCGGCTGCTGGCCGGGTACTGCGCGGACGGCGAGGGCCTGGACGAGGCGTTCACCCGATACGCGGTCGACTACGCGGACCGGACCACCGCCGACCACGAGGAACTGGTCGCGGCCGTCCGGTCCGGCCGCCTGCCCGCGCACGTCGGGTGA
- the rocD gene encoding ornithine--oxo-acid transaminase, with product MTATAAPTTEQFVALDEQWSTHNYHPLPVVISHGEGAWVTDVEGRRYLDFLSGYSSLNFGHRHPDLVAAAAAQLGRVTLTSRAFHHDQFGPFCRELAELTGTEMVLAMNSGAEAVESAIKVARKWAYRVKGVPEGTAEIVVAGANFHGRTTTIVSFSTDETARADFGPFTPGFRVVRYGDLAAVRDAITDRTAAVLIEPVQGEAGVVVPPAGYLAGVRALCDEHDVLLIADEIQSGLGRTGDLLALDHEGVRADLYTLGKALGGGIVPVSAVVGSRAVLGVLRPGEHGSTFGGNPLACAVGRAVVRLLSTGEYQRRSRELGARLHARLGEFVGRGVAEVRGRGLWAGVEIAPGGPRGREASEALARLGVLCKETQDSTLRVAPPLVITEAELDRGVDAIARVLAR from the coding sequence ATGACCGCCACCGCCGCGCCCACCACGGAGCAGTTCGTCGCGCTCGACGAGCAGTGGAGCACGCACAACTACCACCCGCTGCCGGTCGTGATCTCCCACGGCGAGGGCGCGTGGGTGACCGACGTCGAGGGCCGCCGCTACCTGGACTTCCTGTCCGGCTACTCCTCGCTCAACTTCGGGCACCGCCACCCCGACCTCGTGGCCGCCGCCGCGGCCCAGCTCGGCCGCGTCACGCTGACCAGCCGCGCGTTCCACCACGACCAGTTCGGCCCGTTCTGCCGGGAGCTGGCCGAGCTGACCGGCACCGAGATGGTGCTCGCGATGAACTCCGGCGCCGAGGCCGTCGAATCGGCGATCAAGGTCGCCCGCAAGTGGGCCTACCGGGTCAAGGGCGTGCCCGAGGGCACCGCGGAGATCGTGGTCGCCGGCGCGAACTTCCACGGCCGCACCACCACGATCGTGTCGTTCTCCACCGACGAGACCGCCCGCGCCGACTTCGGCCCGTTCACACCCGGGTTCCGCGTGGTCCGGTACGGCGACCTGGCCGCGGTGCGCGACGCGATCACCGACCGCACCGCCGCCGTGCTGATCGAGCCCGTCCAGGGCGAGGCGGGCGTCGTCGTGCCGCCCGCCGGCTACCTCGCGGGCGTGCGGGCGCTGTGCGACGAGCACGACGTCCTGCTGATCGCCGACGAGATCCAGTCCGGGCTCGGCCGCACCGGCGACCTGCTGGCGCTGGACCACGAGGGCGTGCGGGCCGACCTGTACACCCTGGGCAAGGCCCTGGGCGGCGGCATCGTGCCGGTCTCGGCGGTCGTGGGCAGCCGGGCCGTGCTGGGCGTGCTGCGACCCGGCGAGCACGGGTCGACCTTCGGCGGCAACCCGCTGGCGTGCGCGGTCGGCCGGGCCGTGGTGCGCCTGCTGTCGACCGGCGAGTACCAGCGGCGGTCCCGCGAGCTGGGCGCACGCCTGCACGCCCGGCTCGGCGAGTTCGTCGGGCGCGGGGTGGCCGAGGTGCGCGGGCGCGGGCTGTGGGCGGGCGTGGAGATCGCGCCGGGCGGTCCGCGCGGCCGGGAGGCGTCCGAGGCGCTGGCCCGGCTCGGCGTGCTGTGCAAGGAGACCCAGGACTCGACGCTGCGCGTCGCGCCGCCGCTGGTGATCACCGAGGCCGAACTGGACCGGGGCGTCGACGCCATCGCGCGCGTGCTCGCCCGGTAG
- a CDS encoding PPK2 family polyphosphate kinase, translated as MAKKSARSPSVRDAFRVVPGTFDVTALDPAATPVGPRSKSAAARDAVEVGARLDRLQEALYAEGAGGGRRSVLLVLQGVDTSGKGGTIRHVAGPLNPQGLHVASFKKPTRAELRHDFLWRVRRRLPEPGRIGVFDRSHYEDVLVARVDRLVPAAEWRRRYRLINEFEAELAESGVTVVKCFLHISPERQRQRLVARLENPAKRWKYDPADLAARAKFSQYSAAYQDALVKCSTQAAPWFAIPADRKWYRNWAVANVLLETLQELAPRYPEPSYDPLVELARLQEADPLH; from the coding sequence ATGGCGAAGAAGTCCGCGCGGTCCCCGTCGGTCCGCGACGCCTTCCGCGTCGTGCCGGGCACGTTCGACGTCACCGCGCTCGACCCCGCCGCCACGCCCGTGGGGCCGAGGTCGAAGTCGGCCGCCGCGCGGGACGCGGTCGAGGTCGGCGCGCGGCTCGACCGGCTCCAGGAGGCCCTCTACGCCGAGGGCGCGGGCGGCGGGCGGCGGAGCGTGCTGCTGGTGCTCCAGGGCGTCGACACCTCGGGCAAGGGCGGCACGATCCGGCACGTCGCGGGCCCGCTGAACCCGCAGGGCCTGCACGTCGCGTCGTTCAAGAAGCCGACCCGCGCCGAGCTGCGGCACGACTTCCTGTGGCGCGTCCGGCGCAGGCTGCCGGAGCCGGGCCGGATCGGCGTGTTCGACCGTTCCCACTACGAGGACGTGCTGGTCGCGCGGGTGGACCGCCTGGTGCCCGCCGCCGAGTGGCGCCGCCGCTACCGGTTGATCAACGAGTTCGAGGCGGAGCTGGCCGAGAGCGGGGTGACGGTCGTCAAGTGCTTCCTGCACATCTCGCCGGAGCGGCAGCGGCAGCGCCTGGTCGCGCGCCTGGAGAACCCGGCCAAGCGGTGGAAGTACGACCCCGCCGACCTGGCCGCGCGGGCGAAGTTCTCCCAGTACTCGGCGGCCTACCAGGACGCCCTGGTGAAGTGCTCGACGCAGGCCGCGCCCTGGTTCGCGATCCCGGCGGACCGCAAGTGGTACCGCAACTGGGCGGTCGCCAACGTGCTCCTCGAGACGTTGCAGGAGCTGGCCCCGCGGTACCCCGAGCCCTCGTACGATCCCCTGGTCGAATTGGCTCGTCTCCAGGAGGCCGACCCGTTGCACTAG
- a CDS encoding lactonase family protein has product MTEGVAEARAEVRVYLGTYTTWAGGGAGIGLASYDAATGRLRSTGVVKGVPNPSFVISAGRRVYAVNEQSRGTVTALDVGADGVPKVINTQSTGGADPCHLVLHRGHVLAANYSSGSVSVHPVRADGGLGARTDLVRHQGSGPDPDRQEGPHAHQVVVDPAGEFVLAVDLGADAVFGYRLDGGRLTRVSAARLHPGAGPRHLAFHPSGRFAYIANELDSTIVVAAYARGALTPGRKYGTLPAGAPTTPRNYPAEVVVSADGRFVYLSNRGHDSVAVFAVEEDGAALRLLEAVPVGGDFPRHITLDPTGKLLFASNQNSNTVTTFAVDQATGKLKHTSTFPAPIPVCVAL; this is encoded by the coding sequence ATGACCGAAGGTGTCGCCGAGGCACGCGCGGAGGTCCGCGTCTATCTGGGCACCTACACCACCTGGGCGGGCGGTGGCGCCGGCATCGGGCTGGCCTCCTACGACGCCGCCACCGGCCGGCTGCGGTCGACCGGCGTGGTGAAGGGCGTGCCCAACCCGTCGTTCGTGATCAGCGCGGGCCGGCGGGTCTACGCGGTCAACGAGCAGTCGCGGGGCACCGTCACGGCGCTGGACGTGGGCGCGGACGGCGTGCCGAAGGTGATCAACACGCAGAGCACCGGGGGAGCCGACCCGTGCCACCTCGTGCTGCACCGCGGGCACGTGCTGGCCGCGAACTACAGCTCGGGCAGCGTGTCGGTGCACCCCGTGCGCGCCGACGGCGGCCTCGGCGCGCGCACGGACCTGGTGCGGCACCAGGGCTCCGGCCCGGACCCGGACCGGCAGGAGGGCCCGCACGCGCACCAGGTCGTGGTCGACCCGGCGGGTGAGTTCGTGCTCGCCGTGGACCTCGGCGCGGACGCCGTGTTCGGCTACCGGCTCGACGGCGGCCGGCTGACCCGCGTCTCGGCGGCCCGGCTGCACCCCGGCGCGGGGCCGCGCCACCTCGCGTTCCACCCGTCCGGGCGATTCGCCTACATCGCGAACGAGCTGGACTCCACGATCGTGGTCGCGGCCTACGCGCGCGGCGCGCTCACGCCCGGCCGCAAGTACGGCACGCTGCCCGCCGGCGCGCCCACCACGCCGCGCAACTACCCGGCCGAGGTCGTGGTGTCGGCGGACGGCCGGTTCGTCTACCTGTCCAACCGGGGCCACGACAGCGTGGCGGTGTTCGCGGTGGAGGAGGACGGCGCGGCGCTGCGGCTGCTGGAGGCGGTGCCGGTGGGCGGCGACTTCCCCCGGCACATCACCCTCGACCCCACCGGGAAGCTGCTGTTCGCGTCCAACCAGAACTCGAACACGGTGACCACGTTCGCGGTGGACCAGGCGACCGGGAAGCTCAAGCACACGAGCACGTTCCCCGCGCCGATCCCCGTGTGCGTCGCTCTATAG
- a CDS encoding SGNH/GDSL hydrolase family protein gives MAALLVAALTPAPAPAAPEYVALGDSYAAGVGADRASCGRDRNAYPELYAATHRLELEFAACSGATTGDVARQAERITGETSLVTVTVGGNDAGFSDVLTTCVLRSEEKCLRRVDTAEEFIEDELPRRLDALYRSVRERTSARVVVLGYPHLFDTDGRCGMSKARREALNGASDRISEVLRDRAEAAGFAYADVRDEFEGHGVCSDDPWIHDLTFPVGDSFHPNAAGHRHGYLKALTRATA, from the coding sequence ATGGCAGCACTGTTGGTGGCGGCCCTGACCCCGGCGCCCGCGCCCGCCGCGCCCGAGTACGTCGCACTGGGCGACTCGTACGCGGCGGGCGTCGGCGCGGACCGGGCGTCGTGCGGACGGGATCGCAACGCCTACCCCGAGCTGTACGCCGCGACGCACCGCCTGGAGCTGGAGTTCGCGGCCTGTTCCGGGGCGACCACCGGCGACGTGGCGCGGCAGGCGGAGCGGATCACGGGGGAGACCTCGCTGGTCACGGTGACGGTGGGCGGCAACGACGCCGGCTTCAGCGACGTGCTGACCACGTGCGTGCTGCGGAGTGAGGAGAAGTGCCTCCGCCGGGTCGACACCGCCGAGGAGTTCATCGAGGACGAGTTGCCCCGGCGCCTCGACGCCCTGTACCGGTCGGTGCGCGAGCGGACGTCCGCGCGGGTGGTCGTGCTGGGCTACCCGCACCTGTTCGACACCGACGGCCGGTGCGGGATGAGCAAAGCCAGGCGGGAGGCGCTGAACGGGGCCTCCGACCGGATCTCGGAGGTCCTGCGGGACCGCGCCGAGGCGGCCGGGTTCGCCTACGCCGACGTCCGGGACGAGTTCGAGGGGCACGGCGTGTGCTCCGACGACCCGTGGATCCACGACCTGACGTTCCCGGTCGGCGACTCCTTCCACCCGAACGCCGCCGGCCACCGCCACGGCTACCTGAAGGCGCTCACGCGGGCGACCGCGTGA
- a CDS encoding HipA family kinase, with amino-acid sequence MPGVKPTNGLRAVAATRYVTPFREGGSLPGLVEADDLGMYVLKFRGAGQGVKALVAEIVVGELARALGFRVPEIVLVDLDPELARSEPDQEVQELLRASGGVNLGLDYLPGSFDYNPAVRPPSPETAARLLWLDALTLNVDRSWRNPNTLLWHRELWLIDHGASLYFHHSWRPDRFPAPTYRFDAADHLMLPFAGPLADVDAELSALVTPERVRGILALVPDEWLARDESFDTPDRVRAAYEQFFATRLARPRAWVDALEETRAARV; translated from the coding sequence ATGCCCGGCGTGAAACCCACGAACGGGCTGCGCGCGGTCGCGGCCACCCGCTACGTCACGCCCTTCCGGGAGGGTGGCTCCCTGCCGGGCCTGGTGGAGGCCGACGACCTCGGCATGTACGTCCTGAAGTTCCGGGGCGCGGGCCAGGGCGTCAAGGCGCTGGTCGCCGAGATCGTGGTCGGCGAGCTGGCCCGCGCGCTGGGCTTCCGGGTGCCGGAGATCGTCCTGGTCGACCTCGACCCGGAGCTGGCGCGGTCCGAGCCCGACCAGGAGGTGCAGGAGCTGCTGCGCGCCAGCGGCGGCGTCAACCTGGGCCTGGACTACCTGCCCGGCTCGTTCGACTACAACCCCGCGGTGCGCCCGCCGTCGCCGGAGACCGCGGCTCGCCTGCTGTGGCTGGACGCGCTCACGCTCAACGTGGACCGCAGCTGGCGCAACCCCAACACCCTGCTGTGGCACCGCGAGCTGTGGCTGATCGACCACGGCGCGTCGCTGTACTTCCACCACTCCTGGCGGCCCGACCGCTTCCCGGCCCCGACCTACCGGTTCGACGCGGCCGACCACCTGATGCTGCCGTTCGCGGGCCCGCTGGCCGACGTGGACGCCGAGCTGTCCGCCCTGGTGACCCCGGAGCGGGTGCGCGGGATCCTGGCGCTGGTGCCCGACGAGTGGCTCGCCCGTGACGAGTCCTTCGACACACCGGACCGGGTCCGCGCGGCCTACGAGCAGTTCTTCGCGACCCGTCTCGCCCGGCCGCGCGCCTGGGTCGACGCACTGGAGGAGACCCGTGCCGCACGTGTTTGA
- a CDS encoding DUF3037 domain-containing protein → MPHVFEYALLRAVPRQERGEFVNVGVLVYCAPLDFLGARVHVDERRLRALDPFVDVDLLAANLAHLGVSCDGDPQAGPVSRTPPGKRFRWLTAPRSTIIQTSPAHTGLTDDPEASLDHLLRTLVLPPEH, encoded by the coding sequence GTGCCGCACGTGTTTGAGTACGCGCTGCTGCGCGCGGTGCCCAGGCAGGAACGGGGCGAGTTCGTCAACGTCGGGGTGCTCGTCTACTGCGCGCCGCTGGACTTCCTCGGCGCCCGCGTGCACGTCGACGAGCGGCGCCTGCGCGCGCTGGACCCGTTCGTCGACGTCGACCTGCTGGCGGCGAACCTGGCGCACCTCGGGGTGTCCTGCGACGGCGACCCGCAGGCCGGGCCGGTGTCCAGGACGCCGCCCGGCAAGCGGTTCCGCTGGCTGACCGCGCCGCGCAGCACCATCATCCAGACCTCGCCCGCGCACACCGGCCTGACCGACGACCCGGAGGCGTCCCTGGACCACCTCCTGCGGACGCTCGTGCTGCCGCCCGAGCACTAG
- a CDS encoding LCP family protein — protein sequence MSAGYHQGYQQRGGHRPAPGRRKPRIGRIIAVVLVLLLAFAIALWIYVDSSLRRIDALPDYQGRPADTPGTNWLLVGSDARDDLSEEQKAALATGDAGGRRTDTIMILHIPDGSGKSTLVSVPRDSYVDIPGNGKNKINAAFAFGGAPLLVQTVEGATGLRIDHYMEIGFGGFAGIVDAVGGVDMCIKEPMNDPLAGLDLQPGCPQELDGAQALGFVRTRAFASADLQRVQNQREFLSALSDRATSVGTLINPFRAFPLLFAATDSISVDDDDHLHNLAGMAFGMGGGVDNVTVPVGGTPTVAGAGSVVQWDRANALRLFGALEKDEPVPSDLLAQPK from the coding sequence ATGAGCGCCGGCTACCACCAGGGTTACCAACAGCGGGGCGGCCACCGGCCGGCGCCAGGGCGCCGCAAGCCCAGGATCGGCCGGATCATCGCGGTCGTCCTCGTGCTGCTGCTGGCGTTCGCGATCGCCCTGTGGATCTACGTCGACTCGTCGCTGCGCCGCATCGACGCGCTGCCGGACTACCAGGGCCGCCCGGCGGACACGCCGGGCACGAACTGGCTGCTGGTCGGGTCGGACGCGCGGGACGACCTGTCCGAGGAGCAGAAGGCCGCGCTGGCCACCGGTGACGCGGGCGGTCGCCGCACGGACACCATCATGATCCTGCACATCCCGGACGGCTCCGGGAAGTCGACCCTGGTGAGCGTGCCGCGCGACTCCTACGTCGACATTCCGGGCAACGGCAAGAACAAGATCAACGCGGCGTTCGCGTTCGGCGGCGCGCCGCTGCTGGTGCAGACCGTCGAGGGCGCGACGGGCCTGCGGATCGACCACTACATGGAGATCGGGTTCGGCGGCTTCGCGGGCATCGTGGACGCCGTGGGCGGCGTCGACATGTGCATCAAGGAGCCCATGAACGACCCGCTCGCGGGCCTGGACCTCCAGCCGGGGTGCCCCCAGGAGCTGGACGGCGCGCAGGCGCTCGGCTTCGTCCGCACGCGGGCGTTCGCGTCGGCCGACCTCCAGCGCGTGCAGAACCAGCGGGAGTTCCTGTCGGCGCTGTCCGACCGGGCGACCAGCGTCGGCACGCTGATCAACCCGTTCCGCGCGTTCCCGCTGCTGTTCGCGGCGACCGACTCGATCTCCGTGGACGACGACGACCACCTGCACAACCTGGCCGGCATGGCGTTCGGCATGGGCGGCGGTGTCGACAACGTGACGGTGCCGGTGGGCGGCACGCCCACCGTGGCGGGCGCGGGCTCGGTCGTGCAGTGGGACCGCGCCAACGCCCTGCGCCTGTTCGGCGCGCTGGAGAAGGACGAGCCGGTGCCGTCGGACCTGTTGGCGCAGCCGAAGTAG
- a CDS encoding 3-hydroxybutyrate dehydrogenase, whose translation MNSVPGHSGELAGRTALVTGAGSGIGRACAAALAAAGARVHLVDRAEAVLAAADDVGGTAHVVDLARDDAATSLPAAVDILVNNAGLQHVAPVHEFPPEKFELLQRVMVTAPFRLARHVLPHMYGRGWGRVVNISSVHGTRASAFKSAYVAAKHGLEGLSKVIALEGAEHGVTSNCVSPGYVRTPLVENQIEDQARAHGIDPRRVLTDVLLARHAVKRLVEPHEVAELVRWLCGDQARHVTGSTLPIDGGWTAQ comes from the coding sequence ATGAACAGTGTCCCCGGTCACAGCGGCGAGCTGGCCGGTCGCACCGCCCTGGTCACCGGGGCGGGCAGCGGCATCGGGCGGGCGTGCGCCGCGGCGCTGGCCGCCGCGGGCGCCCGCGTCCACCTGGTCGACCGCGCCGAGGCGGTCCTGGCGGCGGCCGACGACGTCGGCGGCACGGCCCACGTCGTGGACCTCGCGCGGGACGACGCCGCGACCTCGCTGCCCGCCGCCGTCGACATCCTCGTCAACAACGCCGGCCTCCAGCACGTCGCCCCGGTGCACGAGTTCCCGCCGGAGAAGTTCGAACTCCTCCAACGGGTCATGGTCACCGCGCCGTTCCGGCTCGCCCGGCACGTCCTGCCGCACATGTACGGGCGGGGGTGGGGCCGGGTCGTCAACATCTCCAGCGTGCACGGCACGCGCGCGAGCGCCTTCAAGTCCGCCTACGTCGCGGCCAAGCACGGGCTCGAAGGGCTGAGCAAGGTCATCGCGCTGGAAGGCGCGGAGCACGGCGTCACCAGCAACTGCGTCAGCCCCGGCTACGTCCGCACCCCGTTGGTGGAGAACCAGATCGAGGACCAGGCGCGGGCGCACGGCATCGACCCGCGGCGCGTGCTCACCGACGTCCTGCTCGCCCGGCACGCCGTCAAGCGACTGGTGGAACCGCACGAGGTCGCCGAACTGGTCCGCTGGCTGTGCGGCGACCAGGCGCGCCACGTCACCGGGTCCACGTTGCCGATCGACGGCGGCTGGACCGCCCAGTAG
- a CDS encoding MFS transporter — MTNAAAPRQSFTKVVVAGLVGTTVEWYDFFLYGSAAALVFNKLFFPDSDPLTGTLLAFLTYAIGFLARPLGGLVFGHYGDKLGRKKLLVLSLLLMGGATFAMGLLPTHAAIGVAAPLLLTFLRLVQGFALGGEWGGAVLIVSEHGTAARRGFWASWPQAGAPMGNLLATAVLAVLASAQSEAAFLSWGWRVPFLLSGVLVVVGLWVRLSVSESPIFLAARAKAEAAAQVRRKPPVVAVLRDHWREVLIAMGARMAENVSYYVITAFILVYLSTSLGLPRSTGLNAVLIASAAHLLAIPLWGALSDRIGRRATYVLGAVGMGAWMYPFFLLLDTRSFGAITLAVTVGLVLHGAMYGPQAAFFAELFGTEVRYSGASIGYQLASIAAGALAPIVATALLRDFGGPFPIVLYVVAMCVLTVVAVLAARETRGSSLDRADGEHTAVSA; from the coding sequence ATGACCAACGCCGCTGCGCCCCGGCAGAGCTTCACCAAGGTCGTCGTAGCCGGCCTCGTCGGCACCACCGTGGAGTGGTACGACTTCTTCCTCTACGGCTCGGCCGCCGCGCTGGTGTTCAACAAGCTGTTCTTCCCCGACTCGGACCCGCTCACCGGCACGCTGCTCGCGTTCCTCACCTACGCCATCGGCTTCCTCGCCCGCCCGCTCGGCGGCCTGGTGTTCGGCCACTACGGCGACAAGCTGGGCCGCAAGAAGCTGTTGGTGCTCAGCCTGCTCCTGATGGGCGGCGCGACGTTCGCGATGGGGCTGCTGCCCACCCACGCCGCGATCGGCGTCGCCGCGCCGCTGCTGCTGACGTTCCTGCGCCTGGTGCAGGGGTTCGCGCTGGGCGGCGAGTGGGGCGGCGCGGTGCTCATCGTCTCCGAGCACGGCACCGCGGCCCGGCGCGGGTTCTGGGCGTCGTGGCCGCAGGCGGGCGCGCCGATGGGCAACCTGCTGGCGACCGCGGTGCTGGCGGTGCTGGCGTCGGCGCAGAGCGAGGCGGCGTTCCTGTCGTGGGGCTGGCGGGTGCCGTTCCTGCTGTCCGGCGTGCTCGTGGTGGTGGGCCTGTGGGTCCGGCTGAGCGTGTCGGAGTCGCCGATCTTCCTCGCGGCGCGGGCGAAGGCGGAGGCAGCAGCCCAGGTCAGGCGGAAGCCGCCGGTCGTGGCCGTGCTGCGCGACCACTGGCGCGAGGTGCTGATCGCGATGGGCGCCCGCATGGCGGAGAACGTGTCCTACTACGTGATCACCGCGTTCATCCTGGTCTACCTCTCGACGTCGCTCGGCCTGCCCCGCTCCACCGGGCTCAACGCGGTGCTCATCGCGTCGGCCGCGCACCTGCTCGCGATCCCCCTGTGGGGCGCGCTCTCGGACCGCATCGGCCGCCGCGCCACCTACGTGCTCGGCGCGGTCGGCATGGGCGCGTGGATGTACCCGTTCTTCCTGCTGCTGGACACCAGGTCGTTCGGCGCGATCACGCTGGCCGTCACCGTCGGCCTGGTGCTGCACGGCGCGATGTACGGTCCGCAGGCGGCGTTCTTCGCGGAGCTGTTCGGCACGGAGGTCCGCTACTCGGGCGCGTCCATCGGCTACCAGCTCGCGTCGATCGCGGCGGGCGCGCTGGCCCCGATCGTCGCGACCGCGCTGCTGCGGGACTTCGGCGGCCCGTTCCCGATCGTGCTGTACGTGGTCGCGATGTGCGTGCTGACGGTCGTCGCGGTCCTCGCCGCCCGCGAGACCAGGGGCAGCTCGCTGGACCGGGCCGACGGCGAGCACACCGCGGTGTCAGCATGA